In Aythya fuligula isolate bAytFul2 chromosome 6, bAytFul2.pri, whole genome shotgun sequence, the following are encoded in one genomic region:
- the ZC3H15 gene encoding zinc finger CCCH domain-containing protein 15 — MPPKKQQQPAGGSKKADQKKKEKIIEDKTFGLKNKKGAKQQKFIKAVTHQVKFGQQNPRQAAQTESEKKLKKEDKKKELQELNELFKPVVAAQKISKGADPKSVVCAFFKQGQCSKGDKCKFSHDLSLERKCEKRSVYIDARDEDLEKDTMDNWDEKKLEEVVNKKHGEAEKKKPKTQIVCKYFLDAIENNKYGWFWVCPGGGDNCMYRHALPPGFVLKKDKKKEEKQDEISLEDLIEKERAALGPNVTKITLECFIAWKRRKRQEKIDKAEQDMERRKADFKAGKALVISGREVFEFRPELVDADDEEADDTRYTQGTGEDDEMEDPVCINDVDLSLYVPKAVDETGITVASPERFSTYTSIEKDDNKLSEASGGEINISEQNDLEEDNDGDGELENGVIDAVPVDENLFTGEDLDELEEELNTLDLEE; from the exons GACAAAACCTTTGgcttaaagaacaaaaaaggtgcaaaacaacagaaattcaTCAAGGCTGTGACTCACCAGGTTAAATTTGGTCAGCAAAATCCACGCCAG GCTGCTCaaacagaaagtgaaaagaaattaaagaaagaagataagaaaaaagaaCTACAAGAATTAAATGAACTCTTCAAGCCCGTGGTTGCTGCACAGAAAATTAGCAAAG GTGCTGATCCCAAATCTGTAGTTTGTGCTTTCTTCAAGCAAGGGCAGTGCTCTAAAGGAGACAAGTGCAAGTTTTCTCATGATTTGTCTTTGGAAAGAAAGTGTGAAAAACGAAGTGTCTACATTGATGCAAGAGATGAAGACCTTGAGAAAG ATACAATGGATAACTGGGATGAAAAGAAGCTAGAAGAGGTGGTGAACAAGAAGCATGGTGAGGcggaaaagaaaaaacccaAAACTCAAATA GTCTGCAAATACTTTCTTGATGCTattgaaaacaacaaatatgGATGGTTTTGGGTCTGTCCGGGTGGCGGAGACAATTGTATGTATCGCCATGCGCTCCCTCCaggttttgtattaaaaaaagacaaaaagaaggaggaaaagcaagacGAAATTTCCTTAGAAGATCTAATAGAAAAAGAG CGTGCTGCCTTAGGACCAAATGTTACCAAAATCACTTTAGAGTGTTTCATTgcatggaagagaagaaaaagacaagaaaaaatagataagGCTGAGCAAGATatggaaaggaggaaagcagacttcaaagCTGGCAAAGCATTGGTG ATTAGTGGACGTGAAGTATTTGAGTTCCGACCAGAGTTGGTTGATGCAGATGATGAAGAAGCAGATGATACCCGCTATACTCAAGGAACAGGAGAAGATGATGAG ATGGAAGATCCTGTGTGCATAAACGATGTGGATTTGAGCCTCTATGTCCCGAAGGCTGTTGATGAGACTGGTATTACTGTGGCTAGTCCTGAGCGATTCAGCACATACACTTCAATAGAAAAAGACG ataataAATTAAGTGAAGCTTCTGGCGGTGAGATAAACATCAGTGAGCAAAACGATTTAGAGGAAGATAATGATGGAGATGGGGAGCTGGAAAATGGAGTAATTGATGCAGTTCCAGTTGATGAAAATCTTTTTACTGGCGAGGACTTGGATGAACTAGAAGAAGAACTAAACACTCTTGATTTagaagaatga